The Sulfuricurvum sp. genome contains a region encoding:
- a CDS encoding c-type cytochrome — protein MKIILSITCALFLLGCSESGSKAPSTEVSSTPVVENNLSTPEASAPPTTTTQQPSTTVAEKPTAPTATAVDAGALFGQKCVSCHGAKGEKAALGKSQIIATFSESQIKDALKGYQAGTYGKEMKAVMQGQAKALDDAQIDALAKHISAF, from the coding sequence ATGAAAATCATATTATCTATCACCTGTGCGCTATTTTTACTCGGGTGCAGTGAATCCGGTTCAAAAGCACCATCAACAGAGGTATCATCAACGCCTGTTGTTGAAAATAATCTCTCAACACCTGAAGCATCTGCACCACCCACAACTACTACTCAGCAACCATCGACTACTGTTGCTGAAAAGCCTACCGCTCCAACGGCTACAGCTGTTGATGCAGGTGCTTTATTTGGACAAAAATGTGTTTCATGTCATGGAGCAAAAGGTGAAAAAGCTGCGCTTGGAAAATCTCAAATTATTGCGACTTTCAGTGAAAGTCAAATCAAAGATGCATTAAAAGGGTATCAAGCAGGAACGTATGGAAAAGAGATGAAAGCGGTTATGCAAGGGCAGGCTAAAGCTCTTGATGACGCGCAAATCGACGCGCTTGCTAAACATATTTCTGCATTTTAA
- a CDS encoding HesA/MoeB/ThiF family protein — protein MMHYFHRQVQLWGEETQMQLQSKRIAIIGSGGLGSSLAFALGASGIGEIHMVDFDTVSLHNIHRQIAFKMGDEGKYKSQVCAELIQARCPYVKATAHVGNFEEFSKKDIAVDLIIDATDNLPSRGEINMYAKSKGLPWVYGSVEAFNGQVCFFEEASFNELFKITQKTPAGIAAPIVMHIASLQANLALRYLAGLSVKKDKLYYLFFNDEGELVTQKFALPKSEN, from the coding sequence ATGATGCACTATTTTCATAGACAAGTTCAATTATGGGGCGAAGAGACGCAGATGCAATTGCAATCCAAGCGTATTGCTATTATCGGTAGCGGAGGTTTAGGTTCATCGTTGGCATTTGCGTTGGGTGCTTCAGGGATTGGCGAAATACACATGGTTGATTTTGATACGGTGAGTTTGCACAATATCCATCGTCAAATAGCATTTAAAATGGGAGATGAGGGGAAATATAAATCGCAAGTGTGTGCTGAATTGATCCAAGCACGTTGCCCATATGTGAAAGCGACTGCACATGTAGGTAATTTTGAAGAGTTTTCCAAAAAAGATATTGCAGTTGATTTAATCATTGATGCGACCGATAATCTCCCCTCGCGCGGCGAAATAAATATGTATGCAAAATCCAAAGGTTTGCCGTGGGTGTATGGTTCAGTTGAAGCATTTAACGGTCAAGTTTGTTTTTTTGAAGAAGCCTCTTTTAATGAACTTTTTAAAATCACCCAAAAAACACCTGCGGGGATTGCTGCACCTATCGTTATGCATATTGCATCGTTGCAAGCAAATCTTGCGTTGCGCTATTTGGCGGGACTGAGCGTCAAAAAAGATAAACTTTATTATCTCTTTTTTAATGATGAAGGGGAATTGGTAACGCAAAAATTTGCATTACCTAAAAGTGAGAATTAA
- a CDS encoding carbon-nitrogen hydrolase family protein → MRCAILQLPSIGMGNKTLENYTRAASQKGVKLMVLGEYLLNPFFKELIQTPISMIREQSNHQIETLKALAEKYEMVFVAPIITVKKGECTKMIAKITGRSVSYYPQQFLINYPHWNEEKFFANPIEAIKAPMIFGLNGFKFAVMGGFELHFDPLWSAIDAKNVDVVLVPSASTFESHNRWRELIKTRAFTHNCYILRANRVGEYCDEKHAWKFYGDSMVVSPDGEVEADLGNTEELLIIDLDKKALNESKKGWGFKEALKMRR, encoded by the coding sequence ATGCGTTGTGCAATTTTACAACTTCCCTCTATCGGTATGGGGAATAAAACACTCGAAAATTATACCCGTGCCGCGAGTCAAAAAGGGGTAAAGCTGATGGTGTTGGGGGAATATCTTCTCAACCCGTTTTTTAAAGAGCTGATTCAAACACCGATTTCAATGATACGAGAACAAAGCAACCATCAAATCGAAACCCTCAAAGCGCTTGCAGAAAAATATGAGATGGTTTTTGTTGCCCCGATTATTACCGTCAAAAAGGGTGAATGTACCAAGATGATTGCCAAAATCACTGGACGTAGTGTGAGTTACTATCCTCAACAATTTTTGATTAACTATCCCCATTGGAATGAAGAGAAATTCTTTGCTAATCCGATAGAGGCAATCAAAGCTCCTATGATTTTTGGACTTAACGGATTTAAATTTGCCGTTATGGGGGGATTTGAACTCCATTTTGATCCCCTTTGGAGTGCTATCGACGCTAAAAATGTCGATGTAGTTTTGGTTCCGAGCGCTTCGACGTTTGAATCGCATAACCGTTGGCGTGAGTTGATTAAAACACGCGCATTTACCCATAATTGCTATATCCTCCGTGCCAATCGTGTCGGTGAATATTGTGATGAGAAACACGCATGGAAGTTTTATGGAGATTCTATGGTTGTCTCCCCCGATGGTGAGGTGGAAGCTGATTTGGGAAATACCGAAGAGCTTTTGATTATAGATTTAGACAAAAAAGCACTCAATGAATCGAAAAAAGGGTGGGGTTTTAAAGAAGCATTGAAAATGAGACGATAG
- the xseB gene encoding exodeoxyribonuclease VII small subunit, translating into MSNEETFETKITNAKTILEKLMDPALPMNESVKAYEQGMSELKIAEKMLEQAQLQIQIIKNQDQ; encoded by the coding sequence ATGAGTAATGAAGAGACGTTTGAGACCAAAATCACCAACGCAAAAACCATTTTAGAAAAACTGATGGATCCAGCATTGCCGATGAATGAGAGTGTCAAAGCGTACGAGCAGGGGATGAGTGAGTTGAAAATCGCCGAAAAAATGTTAGAGCAGGCACAACTGCAAATTCAAATCATCAAAAATCAGGATCAATAA
- a CDS encoding homoserine O-acetyltransferase, whose protein sequence is MLNLQTHSEHFTNPLYLESGRILEPYDIVYETYGVLNDAKDNVIVVCHALTGSHHVAGTYEGDNKAGWWDGLIGQGKAVDTDKFFVICTNVIGSCFGSTGPMSMRYPYNEPYRYKFPVVSILDMVKAQRILFDRLGIHEVHAIIGGSMGGMQALAFGVFYPNFAKKIIAMATTAATRDWAIAFNKVAQEAILKDPEFKNGYYDPQTIRENGLSGMAIGRMAGHISFLSHQSMDKKFGREYKRNDGLFELFGKFQIESYLEYNGYNFTKWFDPLSYLYITKAINIYDLSRGFDSLEEALGKITAELYLVSFEKDILFLPSEMEEIASCMRTIGKENFDYIEIKSDYGHDAFLVEIDKIEHYVKDAL, encoded by the coding sequence ATGTTAAACCTTCAAACACACAGTGAGCATTTTACCAACCCTCTCTATCTGGAGAGCGGTCGTATTTTGGAACCGTACGATATCGTTTATGAGACGTACGGTGTACTCAATGATGCCAAAGATAATGTCATTGTCGTGTGTCATGCCCTCACCGGTTCTCACCATGTAGCGGGAACGTATGAGGGTGATAACAAAGCCGGATGGTGGGATGGACTTATAGGTCAGGGAAAAGCGGTCGATACCGACAAATTTTTCGTGATCTGTACCAATGTCATCGGAAGCTGTTTTGGCTCGACCGGTCCGATGTCGATGCGTTATCCTTATAATGAACCGTATCGTTATAAATTTCCGGTGGTGAGCATCTTGGATATGGTCAAAGCACAGCGTATATTGTTTGATCGTTTAGGAATCCATGAAGTTCACGCTATTATCGGTGGGTCGATGGGGGGGATGCAAGCATTGGCATTTGGGGTGTTTTACCCCAATTTTGCGAAAAAAATCATTGCGATGGCGACCACAGCGGCTACACGCGATTGGGCAATTGCTTTTAATAAAGTTGCTCAAGAGGCAATTTTAAAAGATCCTGAGTTTAAAAATGGGTATTACGACCCGCAAACGATCCGAGAAAATGGACTCTCAGGGATGGCGATAGGGAGAATGGCAGGGCATATTAGCTTTTTATCTCACCAATCAATGGATAAAAAGTTTGGGCGTGAGTACAAACGTAATGATGGGCTATTTGAGTTATTCGGAAAATTCCAAATCGAATCGTATTTGGAGTACAATGGGTATAATTTTACCAAATGGTTTGATCCGTTATCGTATTTGTATATTACGAAAGCAATCAATATTTATGACCTTTCACGCGGGTTTGATTCACTCGAAGAGGCGTTAGGGAAAATCACGGCAGAACTTTATTTGGTAAGCTTTGAGAAAGATATCCTCTTTTTACCATCGGAGATGGAAGAGATTGCCTCTTGTATGCGTACTATAGGAAAAGAGAATTTTGATTACATCGAGATAAAAAGTGATTATGGACATGACGCTTTTTTAGTAGAAATCGATAAAATTGAGCACTATGTAAAGGATGCCTTATGA
- a CDS encoding polysaccharide deacetylase family protein produces MYLKFRIIALFLLLSVTLQAVQKIPVLCYHRFGAEVTDSMTIKTSAFAEQLEWLKTHGYTVIPLDTAVQYIQGQVKSIPAKSVVITVDDGHKSVYSDMAPLVKKYKIPVTLFIYPSAIANAKYAMNWEQLHELETTKLFHAESHTYWHPNFKKEKKKLSPEEYAKFVDKQLGGAKKKLEEKTGHEIKYLAWVFGIYDDALLVDAKKSGYAAAFTIDRKHASSADNVMALGRYMVISKHTIKDFEHMVDGTEDRMIPSKKEIIAY; encoded by the coding sequence ATGTATTTAAAATTTCGAATTATTGCGTTATTTTTGTTGTTGAGTGTTACGCTTCAAGCTGTTCAAAAGATACCGGTTTTGTGTTATCACCGTTTTGGCGCGGAAGTGACTGATTCGATGACGATTAAAACTTCTGCGTTTGCAGAGCAGTTAGAGTGGCTTAAAACACATGGTTATACTGTTATACCACTTGATACAGCGGTACAGTATATACAAGGTCAGGTTAAATCTATACCTGCCAAATCGGTTGTTATAACGGTCGACGACGGTCACAAAAGTGTTTACAGTGATATGGCTCCGTTAGTTAAAAAATATAAAATCCCTGTTACCCTCTTTATTTATCCAAGTGCCATTGCCAATGCAAAGTATGCAATGAACTGGGAACAGCTCCATGAATTAGAGACGACAAAACTGTTTCATGCTGAATCTCACACCTATTGGCACCCGAATTTCAAAAAAGAGAAGAAAAAACTCTCTCCTGAGGAGTACGCGAAGTTTGTTGATAAACAGCTTGGCGGCGCGAAGAAAAAACTCGAAGAGAAAACAGGACATGAGATCAAGTATCTCGCATGGGTATTTGGTATCTATGATGATGCACTTCTAGTGGATGCGAAAAAATCAGGATACGCTGCAGCGTTTACGATCGATCGTAAGCACGCCTCTTCAGCTGATAATGTGATGGCATTGGGACGTTATATGGTAATCAGCAAACATACGATTAAAGACTTCGAACACATGGTGGACGGAACGGAAGATCGAATGATTCCCTCTAAAAAAGAGATTATTGCGTATTGA
- the murC gene encoding UDP-N-acetylmuramate--L-alanine ligase, with protein MKIHFIGIGGIGISGLAKYMRFSGHEVSGSDMKDTHITELLRKRGISVFIGHDAHNIPEDCDLVIHSAIIKPTNSEVVEAKRRGIEVLHRRDALLRILNEKKVYAVCGAHGKSTTTAILAAIMDGSAIIGAESKGFGSNVRYDGSTDVLLFEADESDGSFLNSNPYCSIVTNAEPEHMEYYNYNIDEFHHAYQRFIEMGSVRVLNAEDPFMATLTCDALRLYPSTDITNITYTLIDDEPYTRFHLKGFGEFEVWGFGEHIAMDASLAIMAAAQSMSIASIRVHLLNFRGIKKRFDVIFKGSDRVIVDDYAHHPTEIKATMQSLKTYAELKGFKRVIAIWQPHKYSRTVDNLPAFIECFEGVDELVILPVWAASEEHRDIDFAGKFSRYNLILADKLHRAGDTIEVIIGDSVHTTYDKDLIVGFGAGDLTYQLRGTK; from the coding sequence ATGAAAATCCACTTTATCGGAATCGGCGGAATCGGTATTTCGGGACTAGCAAAATACATGCGTTTTAGTGGGCATGAGGTGAGTGGTTCGGATATGAAAGATACCCATATCACAGAGCTGTTGCGCAAGCGTGGGATTAGTGTGTTTATCGGTCATGACGCACACAATATCCCCGAAGATTGTGATTTGGTGATTCACTCAGCGATTATCAAACCCACCAATTCGGAAGTGGTTGAGGCAAAGCGTCGCGGTATCGAAGTATTGCACCGACGGGATGCATTGCTCCGTATTCTCAATGAGAAAAAAGTATATGCCGTATGTGGTGCGCATGGAAAAAGTACGACCACGGCGATTTTAGCGGCTATCATGGATGGGAGTGCGATTATCGGTGCGGAGTCTAAAGGGTTTGGTTCAAACGTCCGTTATGATGGGAGTACCGATGTGTTGTTGTTTGAAGCGGATGAATCGGATGGGAGTTTTCTAAACTCCAACCCGTATTGCTCTATCGTCACCAATGCGGAACCTGAGCATATGGAGTATTACAACTACAATATCGACGAGTTTCACCATGCTTATCAACGTTTTATTGAGATGGGGAGCGTGCGGGTACTCAATGCTGAAGACCCGTTTATGGCAACTCTCACCTGTGATGCGTTGCGTCTCTATCCGAGTACCGATATTACGAACATTACCTATACGCTCATCGATGATGAACCTTATACCCGTTTTCATCTCAAAGGGTTCGGTGAGTTCGAGGTGTGGGGATTCGGTGAACATATCGCGATGGATGCATCTTTGGCGATAATGGCGGCGGCTCAGAGTATGAGTATCGCCTCTATCCGTGTCCATTTGCTCAATTTCAGAGGGATTAAAAAACGTTTTGATGTGATTTTTAAAGGCTCTGATCGTGTCATCGTCGATGATTATGCCCACCATCCGACCGAAATCAAAGCGACAATGCAATCGCTCAAAACCTATGCCGAACTCAAAGGGTTTAAACGGGTTATTGCGATTTGGCAACCTCATAAATATTCACGCACCGTGGATAATTTACCGGCATTTATCGAGTGTTTCGAAGGGGTGGATGAACTGGTTATCCTCCCTGTATGGGCGGCGAGTGAAGAGCATCGCGATATCGATTTTGCGGGGAAATTTAGTCGTTATAACCTGATTTTAGCCGATAAACTCCACCGTGCAGGCGATACCATCGAGGTAATAATCGGAGATAGTGTCCATACCACGTACGATAAAGATCTCATCGTCGGTTTCGGAGCAGGGGATTTGACCTATCAACTTCGGGGAACCAAGTGA
- a CDS encoding succinyldiaminopimelate transaminase — protein MHFEPYPFEKLTSLLEGITPNSAYSPIALTIGEPQFETPAFIQKSLAKHSEELRRYPKTAGEAYLNDSMRGFVESRFGVKLKANELVSSFGTREVLFNFPQYYLFDKKEAVMAYTNPFYQIYEGAAIASRARVIHLNLTEANGFKPIVNEAQLAECDLVILNFPNNPTASVLGLEELGEWVKLALKHDFCLINDECYSEIYTNQKVPSLLEASVYVGNTSFKNILVINSISKRSSAPGLRSGFIAGDAEILKGYAQYRTYVGCASPLPLQAAAAMAWSDEVHVAKARAVYAENFKAAQEVLGITTSDATFYVWLKVGDALEFTKRLYRDYNVKVLPGEFLAREDAHGENPGIGYIRIALVEETTRTIEALHRLKEALHG, from the coding sequence TTGCATTTTGAACCATACCCATTTGAAAAACTCACCTCCCTTTTAGAGGGGATTACCCCTAATAGTGCCTATTCTCCGATTGCTTTGACCATCGGAGAACCGCAGTTTGAAACTCCCGCTTTTATCCAAAAATCGCTCGCTAAACACTCCGAAGAGCTTCGCCGTTATCCGAAAACGGCAGGGGAGGCGTACCTAAACGATTCAATGCGCGGGTTCGTCGAGAGTCGTTTCGGTGTCAAGCTCAAAGCGAATGAGCTGGTAAGTTCGTTCGGGACACGTGAAGTGCTTTTTAATTTTCCTCAGTACTATCTGTTTGATAAAAAAGAGGCTGTGATGGCGTATACCAACCCGTTTTATCAGATTTACGAGGGTGCGGCGATTGCGTCACGCGCACGGGTGATTCATCTCAACCTGACCGAAGCAAACGGGTTTAAGCCGATTGTTAATGAAGCACAACTTGCCGAATGTGATTTGGTCATCTTAAACTTCCCGAACAACCCGACAGCATCGGTTCTCGGTCTCGAAGAGTTGGGTGAGTGGGTGAAACTTGCCCTCAAGCACGATTTTTGTCTTATCAATGATGAGTGTTACAGTGAGATTTATACCAATCAAAAAGTCCCTTCACTTCTCGAAGCCTCTGTTTATGTCGGTAATACGTCGTTTAAAAACATCCTTGTCATCAACTCAATTTCTAAACGCTCTTCTGCACCGGGACTTCGTAGCGGATTTATCGCAGGGGACGCTGAGATTCTAAAAGGGTACGCGCAATATCGCACCTATGTCGGATGTGCTTCTCCACTTCCATTGCAAGCGGCGGCTGCTATGGCGTGGAGTGATGAGGTTCATGTGGCAAAAGCACGTGCGGTGTATGCTGAGAATTTTAAAGCGGCGCAGGAAGTTTTAGGGATTACAACCTCCGATGCGACGTTTTATGTATGGCTCAAAGTGGGGGATGCGTTGGAGTTTACCAAACGTCTTTATCGTGACTATAACGTGAAAGTTTTACCGGGGGAATTTTTGGCACGTGAGGACGCTCATGGGGAAAATCCCGGCATCGGTTATATCCGTATTGCTCTCGTCGAAGAGACGACACGTACTATCGAAGCACTACACCGTCTAAAGGAGGCACTGCATGGATGA
- a CDS encoding O-acetylhomoserine aminocarboxypropyltransferase/cysteine synthase family protein — MQLQTEALHAGYDKDTQRTMAVPMYMSTAFDFGSTDFAASSFNLQQGTDNVYTRVGNPTTAVLEKRFAVLEGGSGALAVSSGMSAIFYSILNVAQAGDNIIVANQLYGGTVTLFSQTLKRLGIEARFFDIHSPDAIEALVDEKTRCLFFESITNPSIDVPNFDTLIAIANKHQILTIVDNTVATPMLCQPLLLGVDVVVHSASKYTTGQGLAIGGLIVERQNLAEKIKGNVRYPDFNTPEVSYHGLVFADSVVSGILFTFRARMVLMRDTGAVLSPFNAWLFIQGVETLSLRMKQHSQSALQIAQWLEKHPRVKKVNYPLLESDKSYANAQKYLTKGSSGLLSFEVEDFETAKKVLDSVEIFSIVANIGDSKSIINHSASTTHQQLSPEELKKAGVSAGLIRLSVGLEDSDDLIADLKAALDA, encoded by the coding sequence ATGCAATTACAAACCGAAGCATTACACGCTGGATACGATAAAGATACGCAACGAACCATGGCAGTACCGATGTACATGAGTACCGCTTTTGATTTTGGGAGTACTGATTTTGCCGCGAGCAGTTTTAATCTGCAACAAGGGACCGATAATGTCTATACTCGTGTAGGTAACCCGACTACTGCTGTTTTAGAAAAACGGTTCGCCGTTTTAGAGGGGGGAAGCGGTGCACTAGCAGTGAGCAGTGGGATGAGTGCGATATTTTACAGCATCCTCAATGTCGCACAAGCGGGAGATAATATCATCGTTGCTAACCAACTTTACGGCGGAACGGTGACACTCTTTTCTCAAACACTCAAACGCTTAGGAATTGAAGCGCGGTTTTTTGATATTCACTCACCTGATGCTATTGAAGCGTTAGTGGATGAGAAAACCCGATGTCTCTTTTTCGAGAGTATCACCAATCCGAGTATCGATGTTCCCAATTTTGACACATTAATCGCTATTGCAAACAAACACCAAATCCTCACGATTGTAGATAACACCGTCGCAACTCCTATGTTGTGTCAGCCGTTGTTATTAGGGGTGGATGTTGTGGTTCACAGTGCGAGTAAATACACGACGGGGCAGGGGCTTGCTATCGGCGGATTGATTGTTGAGCGACAAAACCTAGCTGAAAAAATCAAAGGGAATGTCCGTTATCCCGATTTTAATACCCCTGAGGTGAGCTATCACGGATTGGTGTTTGCCGATTCAGTAGTGAGCGGTATCTTGTTTACGTTTAGAGCACGAATGGTTCTTATGCGCGATACGGGAGCGGTATTAAGTCCATTTAATGCGTGGTTATTTATCCAAGGGGTAGAGACGTTGTCCCTACGGATGAAACAACACTCACAAAGTGCGCTACAAATTGCGCAGTGGCTTGAGAAACACCCTCGTGTCAAAAAAGTGAACTATCCACTCCTAGAGAGTGATAAAAGCTACGCTAATGCCCAAAAATATCTCACTAAAGGCTCTAGTGGATTGCTCAGTTTTGAAGTAGAAGACTTTGAAACGGCGAAAAAAGTGTTGGATAGTGTCGAGATATTTTCTATCGTAGCCAACATTGGAGATAGTAAGTCGATTATCAACCACTCTGCTTCGACAACCCATCAGCAACTCAGCCCCGAAGAGTTGAAAAAAGCAGGGGTGAGTGCAGGATTAATCCGTCTAAGTGTCGGCTTGGAAGATAGTGATGATTTGATTGCTGATTTGAAAGCGGCGCTCGACGCGTAA
- a CDS encoding sensor histidine kinase has product MHYLGWFFLLFAISINAKTLILNSEPSYDLAPYVNYLEDPHRDLNLSSVLESPFKESTKNSINFGFTHSAYWFKITLDRTDNEASKKWWLSIAYPLLEKIDIYLLSSNNSVVEHNVLGSSVALLDQQLSLHNFLTELKLGQNENMTLLLRVQTQGSMQVPLTIYSSQGYFEEGEYTNLIIGIFYGIFVVIFLYNIILYFYTRDDNYIRYLLFLTTFILWQLSFDGIGRTYLWSQSSWMIEYGPGFWIAFSAFTSLCFGKRFLQTKDNAPKVDVVIKIMMGLSLIMTAVSAILPYSKTIVINATLVILVPVLLLISGIVVMNKTHRIARFYLAGWSSFLVGTIIFAFNKFELIPSFYGVNHVQQIGAAIEMVFLSWALADRVFRLQLEYIDKLNNLNDTLSQKVTESLAEVRKKDELFVQQSRFAALGEMIEQIAHQWRQPLNTLSLINQNLYFKRQLGGCSEECCDESHEQFQEHLQYMSKTIDDFRNYYKMDKRKVAEDMTEIANIALRLSAVLLNDAKIKWRVDSQTSQKVVLAKNEMIQVFMNLIKNGHDAILERHISSAEIIITIFESGEFLEVWVEDNGGGVDEAIMDKIFTIYFTTKPSSQGTGLGLHMCKYIIEESFGGTIGVENSSKGARFIIRLPLNNDENNKEE; this is encoded by the coding sequence ATGCACTATCTTGGATGGTTTTTCTTACTGTTCGCGATAAGCATCAATGCTAAAACACTAATATTAAATTCTGAACCTTCCTATGATCTCGCACCGTACGTAAATTATCTCGAAGATCCCCATCGAGATTTAAATCTCTCTAGTGTATTAGAATCCCCTTTTAAAGAAAGTACTAAAAACAGTATCAATTTTGGATTTACCCATTCGGCATATTGGTTTAAAATTACCCTCGATCGAACGGATAATGAAGCATCGAAAAAATGGTGGCTCTCTATCGCCTATCCATTGCTCGAAAAAATAGATATCTATCTCCTTTCATCGAATAACAGTGTTGTTGAACACAATGTACTCGGTTCATCCGTAGCACTGTTAGACCAACAGCTCTCTTTGCATAATTTTTTGACTGAGCTAAAATTGGGTCAAAACGAAAATATGACACTTCTGCTGAGAGTTCAAACCCAAGGCTCTATGCAGGTACCACTCACTATCTACTCTTCACAGGGCTACTTTGAGGAAGGTGAATATACGAATTTGATTATCGGGATATTTTATGGTATTTTTGTCGTTATCTTTTTGTATAACATTATCCTCTACTTTTATACGAGAGATGATAATTACATTCGATATCTTCTCTTTTTAACTACCTTTATTTTATGGCAACTCTCTTTTGATGGAATTGGGCGTACATATCTATGGAGTCAATCTTCATGGATGATTGAGTATGGTCCGGGCTTTTGGATTGCTTTTTCAGCTTTTACCTCTTTGTGTTTCGGCAAACGATTTTTGCAAACTAAAGACAATGCTCCTAAGGTTGATGTAGTGATTAAAATCATGATGGGTTTGAGTCTCATAATGACAGCTGTTTCAGCAATATTACCTTATTCTAAAACGATTGTTATAAATGCGACATTAGTGATATTGGTTCCAGTACTATTGTTAATATCAGGGATTGTAGTGATGAATAAAACACACCGTATCGCCCGTTTTTATCTTGCAGGGTGGAGCTCATTTTTAGTGGGGACTATTATTTTTGCTTTCAATAAATTTGAGTTAATCCCCAGTTTTTACGGCGTTAACCATGTCCAACAGATCGGTGCGGCCATAGAGATGGTTTTTCTCTCATGGGCATTGGCAGATCGTGTATTCAGACTCCAATTGGAGTACATTGACAAACTAAACAATCTAAATGATACATTGAGTCAAAAAGTGACTGAGTCGCTTGCGGAAGTTCGTAAAAAAGATGAATTATTTGTACAACAATCCCGTTTTGCAGCTTTGGGTGAGATGATTGAGCAGATTGCGCATCAGTGGAGACAACCGCTCAATACTCTCTCTTTAATCAACCAAAATCTTTATTTTAAACGTCAGCTGGGTGGATGCAGCGAAGAGTGTTGTGATGAATCACACGAACAATTTCAAGAACATTTGCAGTATATGTCCAAAACGATTGATGATTTTCGTAATTATTATAAAATGGATAAACGTAAAGTGGCAGAAGATATGACTGAAATTGCTAATATCGCATTACGGTTGAGTGCCGTATTGCTCAATGATGCTAAAATCAAATGGCGAGTGGATAGTCAGACAAGTCAAAAAGTGGTTTTAGCAAAAAATGAGATGATTCAAGTTTTTATGAATCTAATTAAAAATGGTCATGATGCTATTTTAGAACGTCACATTTCATCGGCTGAAATTATCATTACAATCTTTGAATCAGGAGAATTTTTAGAAGTTTGGGTTGAGGATAATGGTGGAGGGGTAGATGAAGCGATTATGGACAAAATATTTACAATCTATTTTACCACTAAGCCCTCAAGCCAAGGGACTGGACTAGGATTACACATGTGCAAGTATATAATTGAAGAGAGTTTTGGTGGGACAATTGGTGTTGAGAATAGTTCCAAAGGGGCACGTTTTATAATTCGGTTGCCTTTAAATAACGATGAGAACAACAAGGAAGAATAA